DNA sequence from the Sphingomonas bisphenolicum genome:
TGGCGCAATCGCGCATGCCACCCCGCTGCCGCCGCATCCCCGGCGACCACCGGCCGCAGATCGAGATACCGGTTGGAGATATGAATGAGCAGCAGCCCGTTCCGCGCCAGCCGGCGGCCGTAAATGTCCATCGCCTCGCGTGTCAGCAGATGCATCGGAATGGAATCGGAGGAAAAGGCGTCGATCACCAGCAGGTCCGCGCCGCCCGCCTGCTGCCGCGCCAGCGTCATCCGCGCGTCGCCGATGACGATGTCGGCCTGCGGCTGGCAGCGGGACAGGAAGGTGAAGTCCGCCGGATCGCGGGCAATGGCGACCATCGCCGGATCGATCTCGTAGAAACGCCATGTCTGGCCGGGGCGCTTATAGCAGGCGAGCGTCCCGGCGCCGAGGCCGACCACATCGATCCGCGCCTGCGGTCCGAACAGGTCGGGCGCATGGCGCAGCGCCAGGCCCACGCCCGAATCCGGCGCATAATAGCTGGTCGGATCGCGTTCGCGGCCGGGTGTGAGGTTCTGGATGCCGTGCAGGGTGGTGCCGTGAAAGAGGATGCGTTCGCCCGCTCCCCCATCGGCTCCCTTGTTCGTCACGCCATAGACGCCGAAATAGCTGCGCGTCAGCATCCCGCTGGCCGACTGGGACAATTTCTCCCAGCCGCTCAGGCACAGCATCAGATAGACCAGCATCGCCGCCGTCATGAAGCGCTGGCCCAGCGTCAGGATCGCCATTGCGATGATCGTGACGAAGCAGATCGACTTGAGCAGCGGCGGTGTGGCGTCGCCCATCACCAATCCGCCGCCGACCATCGAAAGGGCAAGGCCAAGCAGCAGCATCAGCGCGGCCAGCCAGGTGCGGCGCCCCGCATCTTCCCACAGCAATCCGGGCAGGCGCAGCAGCGCTTCGCGCGCCGGCAGCAGCAAGGCCGCCGCGACCAGCAGGATCGGATATTCGTAAGTCCAGTCGAAGATCAGGGGGGCCAGCAGCGCGCAGAACAGTCCGCCCAGCATACCGCCGACCGACATCAGCAAATAGAAACGGGTCAGATGCACGGGCGCGGGGCGCAGGTCGTACATCCGCGCATGGAGCGCGGTCGCGGCGACGAACAGCACCGCCAGGATGCCGAGCGCGATGAAGACGGGGAAATGGATGCCGCCGGTAAAGGCGATGCACGCGCCGATCAGCAACACCAGCGGCGCGATCAGGATGCAGAGATCGGCCGCGCCGCGCCGCGCCGCGAAAGCGACCGAGAAGCTGAGCAGATAGAGGCCGAGCGGCAGCACCCAGAGCAGCGGCATCGCGACGATGTCGGTGGTGAGGTAGAGGCTGGTGGCCATCATCAGGCCCGACGGCACAGCCGCCAGCGCCAGCCAGTGCAGCATCCTGCGCCCGTCGGGCAGCGGCGCGTCGCTGGCCTCCGCGACGGCTGGCCCCGCACTGTCGAGAGGCAGGCGGCGCGCGCTGGCGTAGACGAGGAAGAAGAGCGCGCCATAGCAGAGCGACCAGAGGAGACTTTGCGCCTTCAATGTCAGCAGCGGCTCGACCAGCAGCGGATAGGCGATCAGCCCGGCGAAACTGCCGAGGTTGGACGCGGCATAGAGCGGATAGGGATCCCCCCCGTCCGCCAATGCGAACCAGCGCTGGAGCAGAGGCGCCTGCGCGGCGACGACGAAGAAGAGCGGCCCGATCGACGCGCCCAGCAGCCATAGCACCCACAGCGCCGGCTCCATGTCCTGCGGCGGTTGCCAGCCCATCAGCCCGATCGGCAGGAAGATGGCGGCGACGAGGAAGAGGCCGAGATGAATCAGCGCCTGTCGCCGCGCCGGGAAACGCCCCAGCATATGGGCATAGGCATAGCCGCCCAGCAGCAGAGCCTGATAGACCAGCATCGCCGAATTCCACACCGATGGCGCGCCACCCAGACGCGGCAGCGCCATGCGGGCGATCATTGGCTGGACCAGGAACAGCAGGAACGAGCCTGCGCAGATCGTCAGGACAAAGCGCGTGCGTGTTCCGATCATCCGTTTTCAACCCCCTTGACGACCTGTTTGCTCTTCATGGCGTAGCAAGTCGCTGCGGTTCAAGCGGAAGTTGCCCGATGCAGAGAGACTTGCCGGGCGATCATCATCGCGCGGGCTTGGGGTCAGCCATTCAGCAGGCGCGCCGCGTGGAGCGCATGATAGGTCAGCACGCCGCTGCACCCTGCCCGCTTGAACGCCATCAGCGTTTCCAGGATCAGTGCGTCGCGGTCGCCAGCGCCGGCGGCGGCGGCATGTTCGATCATCGCATATTCGCCCGACACCTGATAGGCGAAGACCGGCACGGCGAAACGGTCGCGCACCCGCGCGACGATGTCGAGATAGGGCAGGCCCGGCTTCACCATTACGCTGTCCGCCCCTTCGGCCAGGTCGAGCGCGACCTCGCGCAGCGCTTCCTCGCCATTGGCGGGGTCCATCTGGTAATTTTTCTTGTCGCCCTTCAGCAGTCCGCGCGACCCCACCGCATCGCGGAACGGGCCATAGAAGGCGCTGGCATATTTGGCGGCATAGGCCATGATCTGGACATTGGGGTGGCCGCCCTGCTCCAGCGCTGCGCGGATCGCGCCGACGCGGCCGTCCATCATGTCGCTGGGCGCGATGATGTCCGCCCCCGCCGCCGCCTGGTTGAGCGACTGGCCGATCAATATGTCGATCGTGGCGTCGTTCAGCACATAGCCTGTGTCGTCCAGCAGCCCGTCCTGCCCATGGGCGGTATAGGGGTCGAGCGCGACGTCGGTCAGAATGCCGATGTCGGGCACGGCATCCTTGATCGCGCGGATCGCCCGACACATGAGGTTGTCGGGATTGAGCGCTTCGGCCCCGTCGTCGCTGCGCCGGTCCGCCTGCGTATTGGGGAAGAGGGCGAGGCAGGGAATGCCGGCGTCGCGGGCGTCCTTCGCCCGTTCCACCATCAGGTCCACCGACCAGCGCGACACGCCGGGCAGCGCGGCGATCGGCTCTTCCACCCCGGCCCCTTCGGTGACGAACAGCGGCCAGAGGAAATCGCTGGGCGACAGGCGGTTTTCGGCGTGCATCGCCCGGCTCCAGGCCGAGGCGCGGGTGCGGCGCAGGCGCAGCGCCGGATAGGGTGCATAGGTCATGGCGCGGGTGTAGGCGGCGGACGCCGAGGGATCAAGCAGGGCACATCGTCCATGGCGACAGGAAGACTTTGCCGATCGCTTAGACCTTGGTCGAAGCGGCGGAGCCTGATCATGTTTCGTAAACCCTATCGGCGCAGGCTTTTGCCCAGCGACCCATAGGAAAGCCTCATGATCAAAGTCACATCGGACCGCAGCCGCCAGCTTATCATTGCCGAAATGTCGGGGTTTCTCAATCCGGCCGACGTCGAGCGCTTCGACGCCGACAAGGAAGCCGCGGTGCTGGCGATGGGGTTGGGATCGGGCGACTATGTCATCCTGATCAACACCGAAGGCTGCGTCATCCAGTCGCAGGAGGTCGTCGCCGCCTTCACCCGCGTCGTGCTGGACACACGCTTCAAATCGCGAAAGCTGGCGGTCGTGCGGCACGACAATCTGACCCGGTTGCAGACCCGCCGCATCCTGAGCGTGCGCGACGATGCCGAGATATTCGCCTCGGTGGACGAAGCGGAAGCCTGGCTGTTCGATGCCGGCGAGCAGCGCCGCGTCGCCTGAACCCACAGCCCCGATCGAAACTGGCGGGCCACGCAGCCATCGCCTATGAGCGGCCGATGCGCTGCATCCACCATATCGCCCTCATCTGTTCCGACTATGACCGCTCGCGCGCCTTTTATCGCGATATAATCGGCCTGCCCGTCATCCGCGAAGTCTGGCGCGCCGAGCGGCAATCGTGGAAATGCGATCTCGACGCGGGCAATGCGCAGATCGAACTCTTCTCCTTCCCCGCGCCCCTTCCCCGGCCCAGCCGCCCGGAAGCTTGCGGCCTGCGCCACCTGGCCTTCATAATCGCGGACATCGACGTGGAGGTGGCGCGGCTCGACGCGGCCGGGGTGCCATGCGAGCCGATCCGCGTCGACGACCATACCGGCCGGCGCTTCACCTTCTTCGCCGACCCCGACGGCCTGCCGCTCGAACTCTATGAGCAACTGGCGGCATAGCGCTGCTATTTCGCGAACCGCTTGAAGAAACTGTCGTCATTCCACGCCGGCCGTGCCGCCGCATTGGCGACGCGCAGCGTGACCGCGGTCACATAGGCGTTCAGCTTCGCGCTTTCGGCAGGCATGACCGGCTGGTTCAGATCGTCGAACGGCGAATGATAGAGGTTCGCCCGCCATGCCTTTTCCGTGTCGGCTTCCGGCGTGCCCGCCTTGAAGCCATATTTGAAGAACAGCGCGGGAATGCCTTCGCGGATGAAGGCATATTGGTCGGACCGGATGAAGACGTTGCGATCGGGGAAGGGATCGGGCGTGATCGGCAGGGTCATCTGCGCGCTCACCGCCGCCGCATCCTGGCCAAGCGAGCTTTGGTCATAGCCGATCGGCGTCACGCTGGTCAGCGGGAAGATCGGCAGCGCCATGTCGAAATTCAGATCGGCGACGATGCTGGACTGCGGCACCGTCGGTCGCCGTGCGAAATAGCGCGCGCCCAGCAGCCCCTTCTCCTCCGCCGTGACGATCGCGAACAGGATCGACCGCTTCGGCTTGACCTTACCGGCCTTCAACGCCTTCGCGATCTCCAGCAGGCTGGCGACGCCCGACGCATTGTCGAACGCCCCATTATAGATGGCGTCGCCCTTGATCGGCGTGCCGACACCATAGCCATCCAGATGCGCCGACAGCACGACATGTTCCGACCGCAGCTTCGGGTCGCTGCCCGGCAGCACGGCGATCAGGTTGGGCGACGACAGGTCGCGGCGCCTGGCGGCCACCTGCGCCTTGAAACGCAGCGCGAGCGGGAAGCTGGCGACCGCGGCGGAGGCGTCGGCCGCGGCGGCGATCGCAGCGAAATCCTTGTCCGTCCCGGCGAAGAATTGCGCCGACTTGGCCGGGTCGACCTGCGCGCCCAGGAACGGCGTCTGTGTTTCCCGCAGGGTTGCGTCGGCATAATAGAGCGCCGGCGCCCCCGCCAGCGCCACCCGGCGGACCCAGGGAATCTCCACCTGCCTGGGCGTCACCAGCGTGATGAGGCCCAACGCCCCCTGCTCTGCCAGCCAATGCGCGCGTTCTGACCGGGCATGGGACTTGAGCGCGCCGGAGATGGTGGACGGCCCGCCCGACAGCACGACGACGATCTTGCCCTTGAGGTCCAGCCCGGCGAAATCGTCATGCCCCGCTTCGGGCAGGTGCAGGCCATAGCCGGCGAACACCATCGGCGCGTCGATGCGTTCGGGCACCGGGCCGCCGCCCCCCGAAAAGATCAGGTCGCCCGGCACCGCCAACGCCGTTTCGCCCTGCGGCCCGGCCAGCGCGGCGCGGCTCTGGTCCGCCAGGATCACCTGCTCGATAAAGGCGACCGGCTGCTTGTAGCCGTCGATCCCCGCGGGTTTCAGGCCCAATGCCTTGAACTGCGCGATCACATAGTCGGCCGCGCGATCATAGCCCGGCGTGCCGGTGCCGCGCCCTTCCATGCCGTCATTGGCCAGCGCCTGCACATGCGCCCACCAGCGCGCGCCGGCGTCGCCCTCCCCCTCCGCATGAACACGGGCAGCGGCGATCGTCGCAAGCAGGGGAAGAGCGAACAGGGAAAGGCGCATGGACGGGACACTCCATATTTTCAGTCATCTATCATGCCTGAACCGGTCCGACGAACAAGGGGCTTGGAACCGCCACGGACAACGTGTATTGCTCAAACAACACACGTTGAGGAGATTGTGATGCCCCGCCCCTTTCCCCGCTTTGAGATGCCGTTACTCGCGCTGGCCCTGACGGGCATGGCGCTGTCCACCACCGCCTGCTCTCGCACCGACGAGTCGCCCGCCGCCGATGCAGGCGCGCGCAGCACGCAGGACTGGTCGGCGCTCAAGGATTTCACCGAGATCGACGCGACCGGCCCGGACAATGTCGCCGTCACCATCGGCAGCGGCTTTGCGGTGAAGGCGGACGGCGATGCCAGGGCGGTCGCCGACCTCGACATCCGGGTCAAGAACGGCAAGCTGGTGATCGGCCGCAAGTCGAAGGGCGACTGGAACTGGGGTCGCAAGGATGGCGACAAGGGGGCGACGGTCCATGTGACCATGCCCGCCATCACGGCCGCCGCACTGACCGGCGCGGGCGATTTCGACCTGGATAAGGCGCAGGGCGAGCGGCTGGACCTGTCGCTGACCGGAGCGGGCGATTTCCGCATCGGCACGGTGGCGCTCAAGACGCTGAGCGTCGATATTACCGGCGCGGGATCGGTGAAGATTGCGGGCGCCGCCGACGCTGCGAAACTGTCGATCACCGGCGCGGGCGACATTGATGCCGAAGCGCTGAAGGTCGGCACGGCGGACCTGTCGATCCTGGGCGCGGGCGATATCGACATTGCCTCCGACGGGAAGGTCGCTATCAGCATCATGGGTCCGGGCGACGTAACGGTGAAGGGCAAGGCGCAATGCACGACGAGCGGCGTGGGACCGGGCGAAGCGCGCTGCGCACCCTGAGCGCAATCCTGGCTGGTGCGGTGGGCCTGATCCTCGCCGCGCCTGCGGGCGCCGCGACGCGCGGCTATACGATCACCAGCTTCGACGCGATCCGCGTGGATGCGCCGGTCACGGTCATAGTGACCACCGGCGCAGGCGCATCGGCGCGGGCGGAAGGCGACCAGGGGGCGCTCGACCGGCTGAAGGTCGATGTGTCCGGCCGGCTGCTCACCATCGGCATGGACCGGGCGCGGCCGGGCGAAAAAAGCGGCGGCGCGGCGACTTTGCGCCTGTCCACCGCCATGGTGCAGCGGATCGTGCTGACCGGCGGCGGATCGGTGTCGATCGACCGGATGAAGGGCCTGCTGGGGCAGATCGTCCTGGGCGGCAATGGCGATATCACTGTCGCGACGGTCGATCTGGACCAAGTCGAACTGGCGTTGGCGGGCGGCGGCCGCGTGACGATGGCGGGCCGGGCGGGCGTCGCCAATATTCGCGTCAACGGCCCCGGCGCGCTGGCGGCCGAACCCCTTATCGCGCGCCAGGCCAGCGTCACCAACGAAGGACCAGGCAGCATCACCCTGACCGCCGACGTTACCGCGAAGGTGACGACATCGGGATCGGGCGACGTCACCATCACCGGCAAGGCCGCCTGCACCGTCGACAATCGCGGCACCGGCCGCGTGCGATGCGGGGGCGAGAGTTTTTAGAGGGATTGGGATGGGTGGGGAGTGGACGGTCCGCTTCCCGTGTCCATGCCGTAATCAGCTGCCATTGCGCCAATCGCTATATGCAGCTTATTTTTTACGCCGGAGGTGATATGGCGACCGAGCTTCTAGTTGACGGAATGTTGTCGGGAACTGGTATTCGCGACGCCATCAACGGCGGCTATGTCGATCCAAAATCCATTGGGTTGTCAGAGCAACTCGCATGCGGACTAACTTCTTGGCTGGCGCGATACGAAGACGCGCACTTTGCTGGTTTTCCTGATGATCTTGTGGCCGAACTCGACAAAAACGGTATGGCGTTGGCATCAAGGATCAGGGAAGAACTGACCGGCACGACGGTCGGCTACTTCTCCAACGGGCTTATGAGGCGATTGGATTAGGTCCGCTTATCGGCGCTGCAACTGAACCCTTTGACGACAGGGTCTGGTCGCTTCCAGACATACCTATTCCGTCATGCCGGGCCTGCCCCGGCATCCCGCTTCTTTCCGAACGCAGCAACAACTTTTCGCCCTGCCTTACCGCTGCTTCTTGGCGATGGTCGCGGTGAAATCAGGGTCTTTATTCGCCACCCAGTCGACGAATTTGCGCACATTGGGATGGGCCAGCAGGCCCTCGACATTCGTGCCGTGGCGCTGCAATTCGGAATTGGTGAAATTGGCGATCAGCGTCTGCTGGCAGATGCCATGCATGGGAACGACATCGCGCCCGCCCCGGCTCTTGGGAACGGGATGGTGCCAGACGATCGTCTTGCCGGTCGACCGCCCGCACAGCCAGCAGTCTATCACCGGCGCCGGCGCATCCTCCTCGACAGGCACGTCTTCGTAGCGACCATGTTTGGAATGTTTGCGGGCCATCTTCTACCTGCCATCATCTATATGAACGTCTTGGAACTGCGCCGCCCCTCTAAAGGAGCGGGGGCGCCATTACCACAGTTGAACCTGTAAACTGGCCCTTGCCATCCATCGGCGGAAAGACGGGTATGCTGCCCATTCACGAAGGCCTTCCAATGTAGGATTTTGTCTGGTCTATCGTTCTGGATGAATCCGCCGCCCCTCCCCGACAGTCCTGCCGTCGCGCGATCGGCGCATCGCAGTCGCGTGGGCGTAGCGCCAGTGTCGCGCGCGTGTCGCTTGAGTGTGGCCCATGTGGCGCGTCGCAGGGGCGTCACGAGGGCTTCGCGGCAGCCTCACAGTGACTATTGGCCGAATTTGCCCGACGACGGTGTGAACTTCGCCCGTCGTGTCCCGTCGCGTCCTGCCGCTGCATCGCCCGTCACCAATCGACCTTACTTATCGAAAACTTTACCAGAGCGCCGCTAGACACAGCGGACTTGTCCATAGCCGGGTTTTGATGATGCGCTTTTCCTTCGCCCTGCCCCTTCTGACCGCGATCGCGGTGCCGCAACCTGCCTGGGCGCAGGTGGCCGTGGCCGACAGCGGCGATACCGGCTGGATGATCCTGTGCGCGCTGCTGGTGCTGCTGGCCGCGTTGCCGGGGCTGATGTTGCGCCATGCGGGGCAGGTCAATGTGCGCAGCGCCCTGTCGGTGACGGCGCAGGGCGCGGCTGTCGCGGCGGTCGCGGCGCTGACCTGGGGCATTGCGGGCTACAGCATCGCCTATGCGCCGGGCAGCGCCTGGCTGGGCGGCGGCGCGAACCTGCTGCTCGCCAATCTCGCCCAGTTGCGTGACGGGCTGACGGTGCCCGAATCGGCCTTCGTCCTGTTCCAGCTTGCGATTGCGCTGCTCGCCGCCTGCCTGCTGGTGGGCGCAGTGGCGGAGCGGACGCGGATCGGCTGGTGGGTCGCCTTCACCCCGCTCTGGCTGCTGATCGTCTATGCCCCGGTCGCCCATGCGGTGTGGGGCGGCGGCTGGCTGGCCGATATGGGCGTCATGGATTTTGCCGGCGGGCTGGTGCTGCATGGCGTGGCGGGCTTTTCCGCCCTTGCCCTCTCCCTGATCGCGGGCGGGCGGCGCGAACCGTCCGATCCCGGCCACGCCCCGCTGCTGAGCCTGGCGGGCGGCGGGCTGCTGTGGGTCGGCCTGTCCGGCGTGGTCGGCGGCTGGGCGCTGGGCGCGACCGACGACGCCGCGACCGCCATCCTCAATCACCTCTTCGCCGCCTGCGCCGCGGCGCTGACCTGGGGGCTGCTCGACCGGATGCTGAACGCCCGCACCAGCGCGACGGGCATACTGTCCGGCGCACTGGCCGGCATCGCCGCCATAGCGGCCAGCGCCGCGCTGGTGGGCACCGGCGGCGCGATGCTGATCGGCATCATCGCCGCCTGCGTCGCACGCACCGGCGGACGCATCCTCTCCGGCCGGGTCGATGACGGTGCAGGCGTCTTCGCCATCCATGGGCTGGGCGGACTGACCGGCGTGCTGCTGCTGCCGCTGTTCGTCCTGCCGCTGATGGGCGGGGTCGGCTTCGACGCGAATATCTCGGTTGGCGGGGCGTTGACGGCCCAGGCCATCGGCCTGATCGTCGTGGCGCTGTGGGCGATGGTCGGCAGCGCGATCGCCGCGCTGGTCGTGTCGGTCGTCATCGCCATGCGGGTCGGCGCGCAGGAAGAGGCCGACGGCCTCGACGCCAGCCAGCACGGCCAGCAGGGCTGGGACTTCCGTTAAGGCGATGACGCCCCCCTCCTCTTCCGTCGCCCCCTCTTCCGTCGCCGTCGCTATCTTCGCGCATCAGGAAGAACGGCGGATCGGCGCCTGTCTGGCGTCCTTGCCGCTCGATCGGCCGGACACAATCTTCCATGTGCTGGTCAACGGCACGACCGACGCCACGGTCGCGCGGGCGCGGGCAGCGGCGGGCGGCCGGGCCAATGTGATCGTCCATGACATTCAGGCAGGCGGCAAGTCGCGGACCTGGAACCATATGGTGCATGATCTGCTGACCGGGTCCGAGGATGCGGTCGTCTTCCTGGATGGCGATGCCCAGATCGTGGCGGGCTCGATCGATGCGCTGGCCGCCGATCTGGCCGCCCATCCCCGCGCCAATGCCGCGTCGGGGATGCCGATGAACGGGCGGATGGCGGCAACCTATCGCGGCACGCTCCACAGCGAAGGCGGGCTGTTCGGCGATCTCTATGCACTGTCTGGGAATTTCGTGCGGGCTATCCGCGCCCGCGGGCTGCGCCTGCCCGACGACCTGATCGGCGACGACGGGCTGGTGGCGTCCTGGGCGCATACCGGACTGCAAAAGGATATCGCCTGGGATCTCGCCGGGATCGTGCCCTGCGACGATGCGGGCTTCTTGTGCGAGCAGGTCAGCCTGGCCCGACCCCCGACCTGGCGGATGCATTATAAGCGGCTGGTCAACTATTCGGTGCGTTTCTACCAGAACCGGATCGTGTCGGATATCATGACGCGCGAGGGACCGGTTGGCCTCCCCGCGCGTCTTGCAAGCCTCTATTCCGAATGGCTGCCCCGCTTCCGCCCGCGCCCCGGCCTCACCGCCTGGTTCGACCGCAAGGCGCTTAAGAGAATGCGCGACGCGGTTTAACGATCGCGGCCGGCCAGTTCCTTGTTCACGAACAGGGCGACCCCAGTCACCACCGCACCCGACAGCAGATAGATGCCCGACGCGGCCAGGCCGAACTCGGCCGACACGAACAGAGCGACCAGCGGCGCGAAGCCCGCGCCCACCAGCCAGGCCAGGTCCGACGTCAGCGCCGACCCGGTATAGCGGGACGCGGTGCGGAAGTTGGAGGCGACGATGCCCGACGACTGGCCGAAGCTCAGCCCCAGCAGGATGAAGCCCAGCACCATGAAGGCGACTTCGCCCAGATCGCCGCCGTTCAACAGCAGGGGCGCCGCGACCGCGAAGATGGCGATGCCCACGGCCGACCAGCCGATCAAAGTGCGGCGGCCCACCATGTCGGCGACGAAGCCCGACACGATGATCGCCAGCACGCCGACGAACGCGCCGATCACCTCGATCATCAGGAAGCGTTCCAGCGGCTGGTCGGTGTAGAGCGCGATCCAGGACAGCGGGAACACGGTGACCATGTGGAACAGCGCGAAGCTGGCCATCGGCGCGAAAGCGCCGATCACGATGTTGCGCCCTTCGCTGCGGACGGTTTCGACGACCGGCGAAGGCTGTAGCTCGCGCGTTTCGAACAGCCGCTCGAACTCGTGCGTCACCACGATGCGCAGGCGGGCGAACAGCGCCACCACGTTGATCGCGAAGGCGACGAAGAAGGGATAGCGCCAGCCCCAGTCGAGGAAATCGGCGGTCGAGAGGGTGTTGAGGAAGAAGGCGAACAGGCCGGCCGCTACCATCAGCGCCAGCGGCGCGCCGAGTTGCGGCATCATCGCATACCAGCCGCGCTTGTTCTGCGGCGCGTTGAGCGAGAGCAAGGAGGCGAGGCCGTCCCAGGTGCCACCCAGCGCCACGCCCTGCCCGGCGCGGAACAGCGCCAGCAGGAAGGCGGCACCATGGCCGATCGTGTCATAGCCCGGAAGGAAGGCGATGGCCGCCGTCGATCCGCCCAGCAGGAACAGCGCAATGGTGAGTTTCACGCCGCGGCCATAGGCGCGATCGACCGCCATGAAGATGAATGACCCGATCGGACGTGTGATGAAGGCGAGCGCGAAGATGGCGAAGGACCAGAGCGTCCCCATCAGCGGCGACATATAGGGGAAGATATGCGCCGGGAAGACGATGCAGGAGGCGATCGCATAAACGAAGAAGTCGAAAAATTCCGACGTGCGACCGATGATGACGCCGATCGCGATCTCGCCGGGCGCGATCTTCTTGTGCCCATGCGCATGAAGCTGGCGCACGTCGCGTTCCGCCTGGGTCGAATTGGGCGTGGTCGTCGCGGAAGTCATGGGGTAAAACGGACCTTCATGCTGCGGGAACGATCCGTGCCGCACTTCGTTGCACGACGAATCATCCCGGTGATAAATTCACCCATGCCCTATTTTGCAGATGCACAGGGATAGGACAAAAGGTCCAATGTCGCGCGCCGGCCATCCTGATAATGCGGGCCGCATGATAGCCCGTCATTCCGCCACCAAGCGCGCATTTCTGCGCCGAATCGCGCCACTCCTGCTGCTGCCGCTGGGCGGATGCAACTGGGTGGTCCTGTCCCCCGCCGGCGACGTTGCAATGCAGCAACGCGACCTGATCCTCATTTCCACCGCGCTGATGCTGCTGATCATCATTCCGGTGATGGCGATGACGATCTGGTTCGCCTGGAAATATCGGGAGAAAGCGAAGGCGGAGGATTATGATCCCGACTGGGATCATTCGACCAGCCTGGAGCTGCTGATCTGGTCGGCGCCGCTGCTGATCATCATCGCGCTGGGCGCGGTGACGTGGAGCAGCACCCATCTGCTCGACCCCTATCGGCCGATCGAACGCGTCGATCAGGCGCGCAAGGTCGATCCGGCCGCCAAGCGGTTGCAGGTCGAAGTGGTGGCGATGGACTGGAAATGGGTGTTCATCTATCCCGAGCTGGGCATCGCGACGGTGAACGAACTGGCCGCGCCGGTCGACCGGCCGATCGAGTTCAAGATCACCTCGTCCAGCATCATGAACAGCTTCTTCGTACCCGCGCTCGCCGGCCAGATCTACGCCATGCCGGGGATGCAGACGGTGCTGCACGCGGTCGCCAACAAGCCGGGCAATTATGAGGGTTTCTCCGCCAATTATTCGGGCGCCGGCTTCTCCAACATGCGTTTCCGCTTCCACGCGATGGATGAGGCCGGTTTCGACCAGTGGGTCGCCAAGGTGAAAGCCAGCGGCGCGACCCTGGACCGGGCGACCTACATC
Encoded proteins:
- a CDS encoding spermidine synthase, whose protein sequence is MIGTRTRFVLTICAGSFLLFLVQPMIARMALPRLGGAPSVWNSAMLVYQALLLGGYAYAHMLGRFPARRQALIHLGLFLVAAIFLPIGLMGWQPPQDMEPALWVLWLLGASIGPLFFVVAAQAPLLQRWFALADGGDPYPLYAASNLGSFAGLIAYPLLVEPLLTLKAQSLLWSLCYGALFFLVYASARRLPLDSAGPAVAEASDAPLPDGRRMLHWLALAAVPSGLMMATSLYLTTDIVAMPLLWVLPLGLYLLSFSVAFAARRGAADLCILIAPLVLLIGACIAFTGGIHFPVFIALGILAVLFVAATALHARMYDLRPAPVHLTRFYLLMSVGGMLGGLFCALLAPLIFDWTYEYPILLVAAALLLPAREALLRLPGLLWEDAGRRTWLAALMLLLGLALSMVGGGLVMGDATPPLLKSICFVTIIAMAILTLGQRFMTAAMLVYLMLCLSGWEKLSQSASGMLTRSYFGVYGVTNKGADGGAGERILFHGTTLHGIQNLTPGRERDPTSYYAPDSGVGLALRHAPDLFGPQARIDVVGLGAGTLACYKRPGQTWRFYEIDPAMVAIARDPADFTFLSRCQPQADIVIGDARMTLARQQAGGADLLVIDAFSSDSIPMHLLTREAMDIYGRRLARNGLLLIHISNRYLDLRPVVAGDAAAAGWHARLRHYVPDKRDDGRHYAASLWIALSRDPARLDHLMALSGREKWQLIEPRRGFSAWTDDHASILPVLKIRP
- the hemB gene encoding porphobilinogen synthase, with the translated sequence MTYAPYPALRLRRTRASAWSRAMHAENRLSPSDFLWPLFVTEGAGVEEPIAALPGVSRWSVDLMVERAKDARDAGIPCLALFPNTQADRRSDDGAEALNPDNLMCRAIRAIKDAVPDIGILTDVALDPYTAHGQDGLLDDTGYVLNDATIDILIGQSLNQAAAGADIIAPSDMMDGRVGAIRAALEQGGHPNVQIMAYAAKYASAFYGPFRDAVGSRGLLKGDKKNYQMDPANGEEALREVALDLAEGADSVMVKPGLPYLDIVARVRDRFAVPVFAYQVSGEYAMIEHAAAAGAGDRDALILETLMAFKRAGCSGVLTYHALHAARLLNG
- the gloA2 gene encoding SMU1112c/YaeR family gloxylase I-like metalloprotein; the protein is MRCIHHIALICSDYDRSRAFYRDIIGLPVIREVWRAERQSWKCDLDAGNAQIELFSFPAPLPRPSRPEACGLRHLAFIIADIDVEVARLDAAGVPCEPIRVDDHTGRRFTFFADPDGLPLELYEQLAA
- a CDS encoding M28 family metallopeptidase, with protein sequence MRLSLFALPLLATIAAARVHAEGEGDAGARWWAHVQALANDGMEGRGTGTPGYDRAADYVIAQFKALGLKPAGIDGYKQPVAFIEQVILADQSRAALAGPQGETALAVPGDLIFSGGGGPVPERIDAPMVFAGYGLHLPEAGHDDFAGLDLKGKIVVVLSGGPSTISGALKSHARSERAHWLAEQGALGLITLVTPRQVEIPWVRRVALAGAPALYYADATLRETQTPFLGAQVDPAKSAQFFAGTDKDFAAIAAAADASAAVASFPLALRFKAQVAARRRDLSSPNLIAVLPGSDPKLRSEHVVLSAHLDGYGVGTPIKGDAIYNGAFDNASGVASLLEIAKALKAGKVKPKRSILFAIVTAEEKGLLGARYFARRPTVPQSSIVADLNFDMALPIFPLTSVTPIGYDQSSLGQDAAAVSAQMTLPITPDPFPDRNVFIRSDQYAFIREGIPALFFKYGFKAGTPEADTEKAWRANLYHSPFDDLNQPVMPAESAKLNAYVTAVTLRVANAAARPAWNDDSFFKRFAK
- a CDS encoding head GIN domain-containing protein: MPRPFPRFEMPLLALALTGMALSTTACSRTDESPAADAGARSTQDWSALKDFTEIDATGPDNVAVTIGSGFAVKADGDARAVADLDIRVKNGKLVIGRKSKGDWNWGRKDGDKGATVHVTMPAITAAALTGAGDFDLDKAQGERLDLSLTGAGDFRIGTVALKTLSVDITGAGSVKIAGAADAAKLSITGAGDIDAEALKVGTADLSILGAGDIDIASDGKVAISIMGPGDVTVKGKAQCTTSGVGPGEARCAP
- a CDS encoding head GIN domain-containing protein, with the translated sequence MHDERRGTGRSALRTLSAILAGAVGLILAAPAGAATRGYTITSFDAIRVDAPVTVIVTTGAGASARAEGDQGALDRLKVDVSGRLLTIGMDRARPGEKSGGAATLRLSTAMVQRIVLTGGGSVSIDRMKGLLGQIVLGGNGDITVATVDLDQVELALAGGGRVTMAGRAGVANIRVNGPGALAAEPLIARQASVTNEGPGSITLTADVTAKVTTSGSGDVTITGKAACTVDNRGTGRVRCGGESF